In Salvelinus namaycush isolate Seneca chromosome 37, SaNama_1.0, whole genome shotgun sequence, the following are encoded in one genomic region:
- the LOC120031025 gene encoding elongator complex protein 6-like, which yields MFAELNSILNTSPDSFKPGEFILVSDKHTDASFLIHHFLSFYLRAGCKVCFLGLVQSFSHYSAISQRLGVSLTQAREKGQLVFLEGLKESLGVLLQGETSKGTRTMDFLRDPSSGLRGLYDFVRDNVRGAVGGGEEWGTPVLLVDDLSVVLSLGVSVGAALDFSHYCRATVCSELQGSMVMLVRCEAEDEEEESDDEGSERLLRGLIHQCSLTLQVQGLPTGYCRDIHGQVEVCWRGQCDRQQTQKKLFQYKVHDKGASFFARGMSSAVL from the exons ATGTTTGCAGAGCTCAACAGTATTCTCAATACTAGTCCCGACAGCTTCAAGCCG GGAGAGTTTATTTTAGTGTCTGACAAACATACAGACGCGTCCTTCCTCATTCACCATTTCCTCTCATTTTATTTACGAG CGGGCTGTAAGGTGTGTTTCCTGGGTCTTGTGCAGTCCTTCAGTCACTACAGTGCAATCAGTCAACGGTTG GGTGTGAGTTTGACCCAGGCAAGGGAGAAAGGGCAGCTGGTGTTCTTAGAGGGACTAAAGGAATCCTTGGGGGTACTGCTTCAGGGGGAGACCAGCAAAGGAACCCGGACAATGGACTTCCTCAG AGATCCCAGTTCTGGCCTGCGGGGTCTATATGACTTTGTGCGGGACAATGTAAGGGGGGCAGTGGGTGGAGGTGAGGAGTGGGGTACCCCTGTGCTCCTGGTGGATGACCTCAGTGTGGTCCTGAGTCTGGGGGTCAGTGTTGGGGCAGCACTGGACTTCAGTCATTACTGCAGAGCCACTGTCTGCTCCGAGCTGCAG GGCAGCATGGTGATGTTGGTGCGATGTGAGGcagaagatgaagaggaggagagtgatgaTGAAGGCTCAGAGCGGCTCCTGAGGGGCCTTATACACCAGTGCAGCCTCACACTCCAAGTACAGGGTCTTCCCACCGGCTACTGCAGGGACATCCACGGACAA GTGGAAGTGTGCTGGCGAGGACAATGTGACAGGCAGCAGACCCAGAAGAAACTCTTCCAGTACAAGGTCCATGACAAGGGGGCTTCCTTTTTCGCCAGGGGGATGTCCAGTGCAGTCCTTTAA